One Bos taurus isolate L1 Dominette 01449 registration number 42190680 breed Hereford chromosome 16, ARS-UCD2.0, whole genome shotgun sequence DNA window includes the following coding sequences:
- the ICMT gene encoding protein-S-isoprenylcysteine O-methyltransferase, with protein MAGCAARAPPGSEARLSLATFLLGASVLALPLLTRAGLQGRTGLALYVAGLNALLLLLYRPPRYQIAIRACFLGFVFGCGVLLSFSQSSWNHFGWYMCSLSLFHYSEYLVTAVNNPKSLSLDSFLLNHSLEYTVAALSSWIEFTLENIFWPELKQITWISAMGLLMVVFGECLRKAAMFTAGSNFNHVVQNEKSETHTLVTSGVYAWFRHPSYVGWFYWSIGTQVMLCNPICGVSYALTVWRFFRDRTEEEEISLIHFFGEEYLEYKKRVPTGLPFIKGVKVEL; from the exons ATGGCAGGCTGCGCGGCGCGGGCTCCGCCGGGCTCCGAGGCGCGCCTCAGCCTCGCCACCTTCCTGCTGGGCGCCTCGGTGCTCGCGCTGCCGCTGCTCACGCGCGCCGGCCTGCAGGGCCGCACCGGGCTGGCGCTCTACGTGGCCGGGCTCAacgcgttgctgctgctgctctaccGGCCGCCGCGGTACCAG ATAGCCATCCGAGCCTGTTTCCTTGGCTTTGTGTTTGGCTGTGGAGTGCTGCTAAGTTTTAGCCAGTCTTCCTGGAATCACTTTGGCTG gtATATGTGCTCCCTGTCATTGTTCCACTATTCTGAATATTTAGTCACAGCAGTCAATAACCCCAAGAGCCTGTCCTTGGATTCCTTTCTCCTGAATCACAGCCTGGAGTACACAGTCGCGGCCCTTTCTTCTTGGATAGAGTTCACACTTGAGAATATCTTCTGGCCAG AACTGAAGCAGATCACCTGGATCAGCGCCATGGGGCTGCTGATGGTAGTATTTGGAGAGTGTCTGAGGAAAGCAGCAATGTTTACAGCTGGTTCCAATTTCAACCACGTGGTGCAGAATGAAAAGTCAGAAACCCATACTCTGGTGACCAGCGGAGTATACGCTTGGTTCCGGCATCCGTCTTACGTCGGGTGGTTTTACTGGAGTATTGGAACCCAG GTGATGCTGTGTAACCCCATCTGTGGGGTGAGCTATGCTCTGACAGTGTGGCGGTTCTTCCGCGACCGGACAGAGGAGGAAGAAATCTCGCTGATCCACTTTTTCGGAGAGGAGTACCTGGAGTATAAGAAGCGGGTGCCCACGGGCCTGCCTTTCATAAAAGGGGTCAAGGTGGAGCTATGA